Proteins found in one Amycolatopsis umgeniensis genomic segment:
- a CDS encoding LpqB family beta-propeller domain-containing protein, protein MKRLLTLLAVFLLVAGCANIPLESQPVAIPGDKPGQAPVDVPEPAAGIDSLTVIRQFIRNSATPGTANADARVYLDDEARRNWKPSPGLTIIDDTFGTVYDTSSSSGNPDEQVVNVRGFKLGNLSPDSAFIPLKTEYSQQFKLRKQPNGQWRIVDPPQELAVTDKDFTTNYFRVPISFYSSDSGAFVPDLRYVAAKPQAGLPGRVMDLVLQGPSEGLKGAVQDLLGDQVSTDTNVRSTDDGTLDINLTGIGGASLADRNLIAAQIVLSLQTVTLSRIRLLADGAALVPNHEYWRELPNYNVDISPSSELKGLMTVNGRVRSLGDGAPVGGPAGNGGYKVVSAAQSVDGKRLAVVEERDGRQWLRVGDLDRDLGSVDLFGGSLSRPTWRPVARGGGISGEVWTVVDHNTVARVTLAPDGRWVKAGVDATQLTGLGQITELRLSRDGSRLAAVVNGQLVVASIVRTADSVALRSPRKLQERDLKDVVDVDWATQDHLIAATSSSTLPVVKVPLDGQRMDAFNSSNLTPPVHGVTAAPSRQNLVADAGGLWVASELGEVWRPQAHTVTDADPFYPG, encoded by the coding sequence ATGAAGCGGCTGCTGACCCTGCTCGCGGTGTTCCTGCTGGTCGCGGGCTGCGCGAACATCCCGCTCGAATCCCAGCCCGTCGCCATCCCCGGGGACAAGCCCGGCCAGGCGCCGGTGGACGTCCCCGAGCCCGCGGCCGGGATCGACTCGCTGACCGTCATCCGGCAGTTCATCCGCAACTCCGCGACGCCGGGCACGGCGAACGCCGACGCGCGGGTGTACCTGGACGACGAGGCCCGGCGCAACTGGAAGCCGTCGCCGGGGCTGACGATCATCGACGACACCTTCGGCACCGTCTACGACACTTCGTCGTCATCGGGGAACCCGGACGAGCAGGTGGTGAACGTCCGCGGGTTCAAACTCGGCAACCTGAGCCCCGACAGCGCGTTCATCCCGCTGAAGACCGAGTACTCGCAGCAGTTCAAGCTGCGGAAACAGCCGAACGGCCAATGGCGGATCGTGGACCCGCCGCAGGAACTCGCCGTCACCGACAAGGACTTCACGACCAACTACTTCCGGGTGCCGATCAGCTTCTACTCGTCCGATTCCGGCGCCTTCGTCCCCGACCTCCGGTACGTCGCGGCGAAACCGCAGGCCGGGTTGCCGGGCCGGGTGATGGACCTGGTGCTGCAGGGGCCGTCGGAAGGGCTGAAGGGCGCCGTCCAGGACCTGCTCGGTGATCAGGTCTCCACCGACACCAACGTGCGCAGCACGGACGACGGGACACTGGACATCAACCTGACCGGGATCGGCGGGGCCAGCCTCGCGGACCGGAACCTGATCGCCGCGCAGATCGTCCTCTCGCTGCAGACGGTGACACTGAGCCGGATCCGGCTGCTCGCCGACGGTGCCGCGCTGGTGCCGAACCACGAGTACTGGCGCGAACTGCCCAACTACAACGTGGACATCTCGCCCAGCTCGGAGCTGAAGGGGCTGATGACCGTGAACGGGCGGGTCCGGTCGCTCGGCGACGGGGCACCGGTCGGCGGGCCGGCGGGCAACGGCGGGTACAAGGTCGTCAGCGCCGCGCAATCCGTCGACGGCAAACGGCTCGCGGTGGTCGAAGAACGCGACGGCAGGCAGTGGCTCCGCGTCGGCGACCTGGACCGGGATCTGGGCTCGGTGGATCTGTTCGGCGGCAGCCTGAGCCGTCCGACCTGGCGGCCGGTCGCCCGCGGCGGCGGGATTTCCGGCGAGGTCTGGACGGTCGTCGACCACAACACCGTCGCCAGGGTCACCCTGGCCCCGGACGGCCGCTGGGTGAAGGCCGGCGTCGACGCGACCCAGCTCACCGGCCTCGGCCAGATCACCGAACTCCGCCTCTCACGCGACGGCTCACGGCTCGCCGCCGTCGTCAACGGGCAACTGGTGGTCGCCTCGATCGTGCGGACGGCGGACTCGGTGGCGCTGCGCTCGCCGCGGAAGCTGCAGGAACGCGACCTCAAGGACGTCGTCGACGTCGACTGGGCGACCCAGGACCACCTGATCGCCGCGACGTCGTCGAGCACGCTGCCGGTGGTCAAGGTGCCGCTGGACGGGCAGCGCATGGACGCCTTCAACAGCTCGAACCTGACCCCGCCGGTGCACGGCGTCACCGCGGCCCCGAGCAGGCAGAACCTGGTCGCGGACGCGGGCGGGCTGTGGGTCGCTTCCGAACTGGGCGAGGTCTGGCGGCCGCAGGCGCACACGGTGACCGACGCGGACCCGTTCTACCCGGGCTGA
- the mtrB gene encoding MtrAB system histidine kinase MtrB, translating to MRHLRRIVVFVRRKVVLFNDLWRHSLQFRVTVSTLALSSAVVFVLGMVLQNQITERLLETKQTAAIAQTRAVVETAASELVGVGTELPDAMTARLKNALKKISSTTTSQDGAGSAAGTFEPVLAAGGRDQSSRPAAAGPYDKVPVRLRQFVETEQVSYLMHTVTEQDGGKTTYLIVGAPVTTTITPLQLYLLYPLTSEQNTVSTVQNTLLVGGLVLLLLLAGITNLVTRQVVRPVRQAAAAAEGFAGGDLDQRLAVLGEDDLAKLAVSYNEMAASIQRQIRQLEDFGGLQRRFTSDVSHELRTPLTTVRMAADVLHASREQFPAGLARSTELLVDELDRFEALLGDLLEISRLDAGVEELSAELIDVRPIATRAVEQVRVIAGNAGSSVELVLPDEEAPAEVDARRVERILRNLLANAVDHSEGNPVVLTLAVNETAVAITVRDRGVGLRPGEAELVFNRFWRADPSRNRRTGGTGLGLAISQEDARLHGGVLDAWGETGHGACFRLVLPRQQDIPMGESPLVLPPPDHKPTDSHGSSSGLLEVRPAPDAILAEPEEVGR from the coding sequence ATGCGCCACCTCCGGCGCATCGTGGTTTTCGTGCGCCGCAAGGTCGTCCTGTTCAACGACCTGTGGCGGCATTCGCTGCAGTTCCGGGTCACGGTGTCCACGCTGGCGCTGTCGTCGGCCGTGGTGTTCGTCCTGGGCATGGTGCTGCAGAACCAGATCACCGAGAGGCTGCTCGAGACCAAGCAGACAGCGGCGATCGCGCAGACCAGGGCGGTCGTCGAGACCGCGGCCAGCGAACTGGTCGGCGTCGGCACCGAGTTGCCCGACGCGATGACGGCGCGTCTGAAGAACGCGCTGAAGAAGATCTCCAGCACGACGACGTCGCAGGACGGCGCCGGATCGGCCGCGGGCACCTTCGAACCGGTGCTGGCCGCGGGCGGCCGCGACCAGTCGAGCAGGCCGGCGGCCGCCGGACCCTACGACAAGGTGCCCGTCCGGCTGCGCCAGTTCGTGGAGACCGAGCAGGTCAGCTACCTGATGCACACGGTCACCGAACAGGACGGCGGCAAGACGACGTATCTGATCGTCGGCGCCCCGGTGACCACGACGATCACCCCGCTCCAGCTCTACCTGCTGTACCCGCTCACCAGCGAGCAGAACACCGTCTCGACCGTGCAGAACACGCTGCTCGTGGGCGGCCTCGTCCTGCTGCTCCTGCTGGCCGGGATCACGAACCTGGTCACCAGGCAGGTGGTCCGGCCGGTCCGGCAGGCCGCCGCGGCGGCCGAAGGGTTCGCGGGCGGCGATCTCGACCAGCGGCTCGCCGTCCTCGGTGAGGACGATCTGGCCAAACTCGCCGTGTCCTACAACGAGATGGCCGCGAGCATCCAGCGGCAGATCCGCCAGCTGGAGGATTTCGGCGGGTTGCAGCGCCGGTTCACCTCCGACGTCTCGCACGAACTGCGCACCCCGCTGACCACCGTCCGGATGGCCGCGGACGTGCTGCACGCGTCGCGCGAGCAGTTCCCGGCCGGGCTCGCCCGCTCCACCGAACTGCTGGTCGACGAACTCGACCGGTTCGAGGCCCTGCTCGGCGACCTGCTGGAGATCAGCAGGCTCGACGCGGGTGTCGAGGAGCTCTCGGCCGAGCTGATCGACGTCCGGCCGATCGCGACCAGGGCCGTCGAACAGGTCAGGGTGATCGCGGGCAACGCGGGCAGTTCGGTCGAACTGGTCCTGCCGGACGAGGAAGCGCCCGCCGAGGTCGACGCGCGCCGCGTCGAACGGATCCTGCGCAACCTGCTGGCCAACGCGGTCGACCACAGCGAAGGGAACCCGGTGGTGCTGACACTGGCGGTCAACGAGACCGCGGTCGCCATCACCGTGCGCGACCGAGGCGTCGGGCTCCGGCCCGGCGAGGCGGAACTGGTGTTCAACCGGTTCTGGCGCGCCGACCCGTCCCGCAACCGCCGGACCGGCGGCACCGGGCTCGGCCTCGCGATCAGCCAGGAGGACGCGCGGCTGCACGGCGGCGTGCTCGACGCTTGGGGCGAGACCGGCCACGGCGCCTGTTTCCGGCTCGTCCTGCCGAGGCAGCAGGACATCCCGATGGGGGAGAGCCCGCTGGTCCTGCCACCGCCCGATCACAAGCCGACCGACTCGCACGGTTCGTCGTCCGGACTGCTCGAAGTCCGCCCGGCGCCCGACGCGATCCTCGCCGAACCCGAGGAGGTCGGCCGATGA
- the mtrA gene encoding MtrAB system response regulator MtrA produces MKARVLVVDDDPALAEMLTIVLRGEGFDTAVVADGSRALPALRELKPDLVLLDLMLPGMNGIDVCKAIRAESGVPIVMLTAKSDTVDIVLGLESGADDYVVKPFKPKELVARVRARMRRTEAEPAESLTIGDLAIDVPGHEVTREGKAIPLTPLEFDLLVALARKPRQVFTREVLLEQVWGYRHAADTRLVNVHVQRLRSKVEKDPEHPEVVLTVRGVGYKAGPP; encoded by the coding sequence ATGAAGGCACGTGTTCTGGTCGTCGACGACGACCCTGCTCTCGCGGAGATGCTCACCATCGTGCTGCGTGGGGAGGGGTTCGACACAGCCGTCGTAGCCGACGGCTCACGAGCGCTGCCCGCGCTTCGTGAGCTGAAACCGGATCTGGTCCTCCTCGACCTCATGCTGCCCGGGATGAACGGCATCGACGTCTGCAAGGCCATCCGGGCCGAGTCCGGCGTGCCGATCGTCATGCTCACCGCCAAGAGCGACACCGTGGACATAGTCCTCGGGCTCGAGTCGGGTGCCGACGACTACGTGGTCAAGCCCTTCAAGCCGAAGGAGCTCGTGGCCCGCGTCCGCGCCCGGATGCGCCGCACCGAGGCCGAGCCCGCCGAGTCGCTGACGATCGGCGACCTCGCGATCGACGTCCCCGGCCACGAGGTGACGCGGGAGGGCAAGGCGATCCCGCTGACCCCGCTCGAGTTCGACCTCCTGGTCGCGCTCGCCCGCAAGCCGCGTCAGGTGTTCACCCGCGAGGTGCTCCTCGAGCAGGTGTGGGGTTACCGCCACGCCGCCGACACCCGTCTGGTGAACGTGCACGTCCAGCGTCTGCGCTCGAAGGTCGAGAAGGACCCGGAACACCCCGAGGTGGTGTTGACCGTTCGTGGCGTCGGGTACAAGGCCGGCCCGCCGTGA
- a CDS encoding NAD(P)/FAD-dependent oxidoreductase, giving the protein MRTVAVVGTSLAGLRAAQELRGRGFDGRLVMIGAEPPYDRPPLSKDFLLGKVSAEDLALAGQDDLAALDAEWHLGVRAERLGAAGVTLEDGTTIAADGYVVATGAAARTLDAARKLNGVHTLRTLDDAVSLKQGLAAGPGSVVVIGAGFIGAEVASACRLLGHDVTVIEAMPVPLAPVIGPEMGTVCAGLHAEGDVRLIAGVPVAGFAGADRVTGVRLADGREIPADLVVAGVGARPATEWLTGSGLAVDDGVLVDSGCVTANPRVIAVGDVARYRCRLRGRRVRAEHWTAANEQAGVAVANLLAGETVTHFARHGYFWSDQYGRRLQFAGVATEDVRIVEGDVASKRFVATYHRGESLAGVFAIDSPRPFTRLRRAL; this is encoded by the coding sequence TTGAGAACCGTCGCCGTCGTCGGGACGTCGCTGGCCGGACTGCGCGCCGCGCAGGAGTTGCGGGGGCGGGGTTTCGACGGACGGCTGGTGATGATCGGCGCGGAACCGCCGTACGACCGGCCGCCGCTGTCGAAGGATTTCTTGCTGGGCAAGGTTTCCGCTGAAGACCTCGCGCTCGCCGGACAAGACGATCTCGCCGCGCTGGACGCCGAATGGCACCTCGGCGTCCGTGCCGAAAGGCTCGGCGCCGCCGGCGTGACGCTCGAAGACGGCACCACGATTGCCGCGGACGGTTACGTCGTCGCGACCGGCGCGGCGGCCAGAACCCTCGACGCGGCAAGGAAACTGAACGGCGTTCACACCTTGCGGACACTCGACGACGCCGTCTCGCTGAAGCAGGGACTCGCCGCGGGGCCCGGCTCGGTGGTCGTCATCGGCGCGGGCTTCATCGGCGCCGAGGTCGCGTCCGCGTGCCGCCTGCTCGGCCACGACGTCACCGTGATCGAGGCGATGCCCGTCCCACTCGCCCCGGTCATCGGTCCGGAAATGGGCACGGTGTGCGCCGGATTGCACGCGGAAGGCGACGTCCGCCTGATCGCCGGTGTTCCCGTCGCCGGGTTCGCCGGAGCCGATCGCGTCACCGGCGTGCGGCTCGCCGACGGTCGGGAGATCCCCGCGGATCTCGTCGTCGCCGGAGTGGGTGCGCGCCCGGCCACCGAATGGCTCACCGGCTCCGGACTCGCCGTCGACGACGGGGTGCTGGTCGATTCCGGCTGTGTCACAGCGAATCCCCGAGTGATCGCGGTGGGTGACGTCGCGCGATACCGCTGCCGTCTGCGCGGCAGGCGGGTCCGCGCCGAACACTGGACGGCGGCGAACGAGCAGGCGGGCGTCGCGGTCGCGAACCTGCTCGCCGGCGAGACCGTCACGCATTTCGCACGACACGGTTACTTTTGGTCCGATCAGTACGGACGGCGGCTCCAATTCGCCGGAGTGGCCACGGAAGACGTGCGGATCGTCGAAGGCGACGTCGCTTCGAAGCGTTTCGTCGCGACCTATCACCGAGGCGAGAGCCTCGCCGGTGTCTTCGCGATCGACTCCCCGCGGCCGTTCACGAGGCTCCGACGTGCCCTCTAG
- a CDS encoding bifunctional 3-phenylpropionate/cinnamic acid dioxygenase ferredoxin subunit, with protein MIRACSVSELPEGEALRLDGPVPVSVFHAEGGFYALDDTCSHQDASLADGWIEDCYVECPLHAARFDLRTGVPNCLPAKNAVRTYPVVVADGVIYVDTEARRDVA; from the coding sequence ATGATCCGTGCCTGCTCCGTTTCCGAACTGCCCGAGGGCGAGGCTCTCCGCCTGGACGGCCCCGTTCCCGTCTCGGTCTTCCACGCCGAGGGCGGCTTTTACGCCCTGGACGACACCTGCAGCCACCAGGACGCGTCGCTCGCCGACGGCTGGATCGAGGACTGCTACGTCGAATGCCCGCTGCACGCCGCGCGGTTCGACCTGCGGACCGGCGTCCCGAACTGCCTGCCGGCCAAGAACGCCGTGCGGACGTATCCGGTGGTGGTCGCCGACGGGGTGATCTACGTGGACACCGAGGCTCGCCGGGACGTCGCTTGA
- a CDS encoding IclR family transcriptional regulator, with amino-acid sequence MRNQDAGNATPSQVQSVDRAISVLELLARNGETGITEIAGELGVHKSTASRLLSVLENRGLVEQLGERGKYAIGFGIVRLAGAATGRMDLAKLGRQTCQGLAETLGETVNIAIADDGVAINVSQARGSAAITTQNWTGQRTPLHATSSGKVLLAFMGDVERKRLLRRKLERFTPRTTVDPDELTAELERVADDGYAACFEELELGMHAVAVPVLGPGGDVVAAMSASGPSYRLSKQRVRQIVRPLAEASADLSAQLGYFAE; translated from the coding sequence ATGCGGAACCAGGACGCGGGGAACGCAACACCCAGTCAGGTGCAGTCCGTCGACCGCGCGATCAGCGTGCTGGAACTGCTGGCGCGCAACGGGGAAACCGGGATCACCGAGATCGCGGGCGAACTCGGCGTGCACAAGTCGACGGCCTCCCGCCTGCTGAGCGTCCTGGAAAACCGGGGTCTCGTCGAGCAACTCGGCGAGCGCGGCAAATACGCGATCGGCTTCGGCATCGTCCGGTTGGCGGGTGCGGCCACCGGCCGGATGGACCTGGCGAAACTGGGCAGGCAGACCTGCCAGGGCCTGGCGGAGACACTCGGCGAGACGGTCAACATCGCGATCGCCGACGACGGGGTCGCGATCAACGTCAGCCAGGCCCGCGGCTCGGCCGCGATCACCACGCAGAACTGGACCGGCCAGCGCACCCCCCTGCACGCGACGTCCAGCGGCAAGGTCCTGCTCGCGTTCATGGGTGACGTCGAGCGCAAACGCTTGCTCCGGCGGAAACTCGAACGGTTCACCCCACGGACCACGGTCGATCCCGACGAACTGACCGCGGAGCTGGAACGCGTCGCCGACGACGGGTACGCGGCCTGCTTCGAGGAGCTGGAGCTGGGAATGCACGCCGTCGCGGTGCCCGTGCTCGGCCCCGGCGGCGACGTCGTCGCGGCGATGAGCGCTTCCGGTCCGTCGTACCGGCTCTCGAAACAGCGGGTGCGGCAGATCGTGCGGCCGCTGGCCGAGGCGTCCGCGGATCTTTCGGCGCAGCTGGGGTATTTCGCGGAATAG
- a CDS encoding GcvT family protein — translation MALRPRVVVIGAGIVGCAIADELTERGWTDLTVLDQGDLFTTGGSSSHAPGLVFQTTGCRTMTGFAEYTVAKYGALDLDGQPCFRPVGGLEVATTPERLADLERRHGWATASGVESRLVDPAECVALHPLLDPAKVLGGFHIPSDGLAAPVPAAEAQARRAIGRGAKFLARQKVVGVESAGGRVTGVTTETGSFRADIVLSCAGMWGPLLGALVDLTIPLVPMAHQYARTSPLPGLAEGTRPILRHQDADLYFREHGDRIGIGAYGHRPMPLPPHEIGAGEGMPSELAFTPADFEESWAAAVGLLPSLGEAKVEEGVNGLFSFTPDGMPLLGEHPELDGFWVAEAVWITHSAGVARAVAQWLVDGQPEADLHGCDLARFEPVQLAPDYVMARSCQSFAEVYDVVHPLQPMEEPRPLRTSPFYRRQTELGAYFLEAGGWERPHWYEANANLPEVGLVPERNDWAARYWSPIGGAEALVARQRVAMFDMTSLKRVEVTGPGALPFLQTMTTNQLDKKPGSVTYTLLLGEDGGVRSDLTVARLGAERFQVGVNGNIDIDWLRRHLPGDGAAQIHETTPGTCCIGLWGPLARAVLQPLSTTDFSHEAMGYFKTKQAYVGLVPVTAMRLSYVGELGWELYTSADLGRELWDTLWEAGQRHGIIAAGRDAFSSMRLEKGYRLWGTDVTAEHDPYEAGLGFAVRMDKGYFIGRDALGGRSEETVTRKLTCLTVDDPYSVVLGKEPVYSDGRPAGYVTSAAYGYTVGKNIAYAWLPAELSVPGRPLEIEYFGERIPAVVAREPLFDAGMTRIRSAA, via the coding sequence ATGGCCCTCAGACCCCGCGTGGTCGTGATCGGCGCCGGCATCGTCGGCTGCGCGATCGCCGACGAACTCACCGAACGCGGCTGGACCGACCTCACCGTGCTGGACCAGGGCGACCTGTTCACCACCGGCGGCTCCAGTTCACACGCGCCCGGACTGGTCTTCCAGACCACCGGCTGCCGCACGATGACCGGATTCGCCGAGTACACCGTCGCCAAGTACGGCGCGCTCGACCTCGACGGGCAGCCGTGTTTCCGGCCGGTCGGCGGGCTGGAGGTGGCCACCACGCCGGAACGGCTCGCCGATCTCGAGCGGCGGCACGGCTGGGCGACCGCGTCGGGCGTCGAGAGCAGGCTGGTCGACCCGGCCGAATGCGTCGCGCTGCATCCGCTGCTCGATCCGGCCAAGGTGCTCGGCGGATTCCACATCCCCTCCGACGGGCTGGCCGCACCCGTGCCGGCGGCCGAGGCGCAGGCCCGCCGCGCGATCGGGCGCGGCGCGAAGTTCCTCGCGCGTCAGAAGGTCGTCGGCGTCGAAAGCGCGGGCGGCCGGGTCACCGGCGTCACCACCGAGACCGGGAGCTTCCGCGCGGACATCGTGCTCTCGTGCGCCGGGATGTGGGGGCCGCTGCTCGGCGCGCTGGTGGACCTCACGATCCCGCTGGTCCCGATGGCGCATCAGTACGCCCGCACCAGTCCCCTGCCCGGCCTCGCCGAGGGAACCCGGCCGATCCTGCGGCATCAGGACGCCGACCTCTACTTCCGCGAACACGGCGACCGGATCGGCATCGGCGCGTACGGGCACCGGCCGATGCCGTTGCCTCCGCACGAGATCGGCGCGGGCGAGGGTATGCCCTCCGAACTGGCGTTCACGCCCGCGGACTTCGAGGAATCCTGGGCCGCGGCCGTCGGCCTGCTGCCGTCGCTGGGCGAGGCCAAGGTCGAAGAGGGCGTCAACGGCCTGTTCTCCTTCACCCCGGACGGGATGCCGTTGCTGGGCGAGCACCCGGAGCTCGACGGGTTCTGGGTGGCCGAAGCCGTCTGGATCACGCATTCGGCCGGTGTCGCGCGGGCGGTGGCACAATGGCTGGTCGACGGGCAGCCGGAAGCGGATCTGCACGGTTGCGACCTGGCCCGGTTCGAGCCGGTCCAACTGGCTCCGGACTACGTCATGGCACGCAGCTGCCAGAGCTTCGCCGAGGTCTACGACGTCGTCCATCCCTTGCAGCCCATGGAAGAACCGCGGCCGCTACGGACGAGCCCGTTCTACCGGCGGCAGACGGAGCTCGGCGCGTACTTCCTCGAAGCGGGCGGCTGGGAACGACCGCACTGGTACGAGGCGAACGCGAACCTCCCGGAAGTCGGCCTCGTCCCGGAGCGCAACGACTGGGCCGCGCGATACTGGTCCCCGATCGGTGGCGCCGAGGCACTGGTCGCGCGGCAACGGGTCGCGATGTTCGACATGACGTCGCTGAAACGCGTCGAGGTCACCGGCCCGGGCGCGTTGCCGTTCCTGCAGACGATGACCACGAACCAGCTCGACAAGAAGCCCGGCTCGGTCACCTACACGTTGCTGCTCGGCGAGGACGGCGGCGTGCGCAGCGATCTGACGGTGGCGAGACTCGGCGCCGAGCGGTTCCAGGTGGGTGTCAACGGCAACATCGACATCGACTGGCTGCGGCGGCATCTGCCCGGCGACGGCGCCGCTCAGATCCACGAGACCACACCGGGGACCTGTTGTATCGGGCTGTGGGGGCCGCTCGCCAGGGCGGTCTTGCAACCACTGTCCACAACGGACTTCTCCCATGAGGCGATGGGCTATTTCAAGACGAAACAGGCGTACGTCGGCCTGGTGCCGGTGACGGCGATGCGACTGTCCTATGTGGGCGAACTCGGCTGGGAGCTGTACACGAGCGCCGACCTCGGCCGCGAACTGTGGGACACGCTCTGGGAGGCCGGGCAGCGGCACGGGATCATCGCCGCCGGACGTGACGCCTTCTCCAGCATGCGGCTGGAAAAGGGGTATCGCCTGTGGGGCACGGACGTCACCGCCGAACACGACCCGTACGAGGCCGGGCTCGGGTTCGCCGTGCGGATGGACAAGGGCTACTTCATCGGACGGGACGCACTGGGCGGCCGCTCGGAGGAGACGGTCACCAGGAAGCTGACCTGTCTCACCGTCGACGATCCGTATTCCGTGGTCCTCGGCAAGGAGCCGGTGTACTCCGACGGCCGTCCGGCCGGCTACGTCACCAGCGCCGCGTACGGCTACACCGTCGGCAAGAACATCGCGTACGCCTGGCTTCCCGCCGAACTGTCCGTACCGGGCAGGCCGCTCGAGATCGAGTACTTCGGCGAGCGGATCCCCGCCGTCGTGGCGCGTGAACCGCTGTTCGACGCGGGGATGACCCGGATCAGGAGCGCCGCATGA
- the solA gene encoding N-methyl-L-tryptophan oxidase, giving the protein MSHYDVIVIGLGGMGSAAAYRLAQRGQRVLGLDQFAPVHNLGSSHGGSRVTRQAYFEDPAYVPLLLRAHELWAGIERDSGRKIFTRCGGIMLGGPDSRTVSGSLASAREWDLPHEILDASEVRRRFPTMRPEDHEIALYEENAGFVVPEGSVAAHLQLAARAGADLHYEEKVLSWQQTSTGVRVGTAQNFYTAEQLVICPGAWAPRLLTELGIEFTVERQIQYWFAPSGGAGPFRAERHPIYVWEGEHGRQFYGFPSHDDAGSVKVAFFRGGETCTPETIDRTVHAEEIGGISEFVGRKMPSLPGGFLRAATCMYTNTPDEHFVISRHPTHDRVVVACGFSGHGFKFVPVVGEVLADLVVDGTTDHPIALFDPARLTGVAR; this is encoded by the coding sequence ATGAGTCACTACGACGTCATCGTCATCGGTCTCGGCGGGATGGGCAGCGCGGCCGCGTATCGACTGGCTCAACGAGGGCAGCGCGTGCTGGGCCTCGACCAGTTCGCGCCGGTGCACAACCTCGGGTCCAGCCACGGCGGCTCGCGGGTCACGCGGCAGGCGTACTTCGAGGATCCCGCGTACGTCCCACTTCTGCTGCGGGCGCACGAACTGTGGGCCGGGATCGAACGTGATTCCGGCCGGAAGATCTTCACCCGCTGCGGCGGGATCATGCTCGGCGGTCCCGATTCGCGGACGGTGTCGGGCAGCCTGGCGAGCGCCCGCGAATGGGATCTGCCGCACGAGATCCTGGACGCTTCCGAAGTCCGTCGCCGGTTCCCGACGATGCGCCCGGAAGACCACGAGATCGCGCTGTACGAGGAGAACGCCGGTTTCGTGGTGCCGGAAGGCAGTGTGGCGGCGCATCTCCAGCTCGCCGCGCGCGCCGGGGCGGATCTTCACTACGAGGAGAAAGTCCTTTCGTGGCAACAGACCTCCACCGGGGTCCGGGTCGGGACGGCGCAGAACTTCTACACCGCGGAGCAACTGGTGATCTGCCCCGGTGCCTGGGCGCCGCGGCTGCTCACCGAACTCGGGATCGAGTTCACCGTCGAACGCCAGATCCAGTACTGGTTCGCGCCGTCGGGCGGGGCGGGGCCGTTCCGCGCCGAACGGCATCCGATCTACGTCTGGGAAGGCGAGCACGGCCGCCAGTTCTACGGCTTCCCCTCGCATGACGACGCCGGAAGCGTGAAGGTCGCTTTCTTCCGCGGCGGCGAAACCTGCACACCGGAGACCATCGACCGGACGGTGCACGCCGAGGAGATCGGCGGGATCTCGGAGTTCGTCGGCCGGAAGATGCCGTCGCTGCCCGGCGGGTTCCTGCGCGCCGCGACCTGTATGTACACGAACACCCCCGACGAGCATTTCGTCATCTCCCGCCATCCCACCCACGATCGCGTGGTGGTCGCCTGCGGATTCTCCGGGCACGGCTTCAAATTCGTCCCGGTGGTCGGTGAGGTGCTCGCCGATCTGGTGGTGGACGGCACCACGGACCATCCGATCGCCCTGTTCGACCCCGCCCGCCTGACCGGGGTGGCGAGATGA